A region of Nakaseomyces glabratus chromosome M, complete sequence DNA encodes the following proteins:
- the REX3 gene encoding RNA exonuclease (CAGL0M11638g~Ortholog(s) have 3'-5'-exoribonuclease activity and role in U5 snRNA 3'-end processing, exonucleolytic trimming to generate mature 3'-end of 5.8S rRNA from tricistronic rRNA transcript (SSU-rRNA, 5.8S rRNA, LSU-rRNA)): MMGKETPSLRPVELPIQPVGFQDRYKVIHKICEALEKVAYPRVKLAKFAVSLELKLAKESKTSQLYRFNVGILLRDIVKFKANVYKLKIANKPLVPQKVNGRSHTAPITTKQEVFTRLRELLIDKETLRKNGYILPDVKYEPQQPVSSHVTCVRCGTKFSKEDIMNSVVCKFHPSKKLYDKSTKLEIYPCCGESTSSVSFLRLGCSTQKHHVYKGETYSELCTIANFLTTDLIDGKENVLALDCEMGFTTMGYEMVRLTIVDFFTSKTLYDEIIRPIGEVIDLNTQFSGVREEDILYAKDYEDVMEDVLRADMINRNSILIGHGLENDLNVMRLFHTRILDTAIMYSVGRFKNSLKNLSFEILSRKIQLGEHDSSQDAIAAMDIIKAKNGISITQTDW; this comes from the coding sequence ATGATGGGCAAAGAAACACCTTCTTTGAGACCAGTCGAATTACCAATCCAGCCAGTGGGATTCCAGGATAGATATAAAGTTATACATAAGATATGCGAGGCACTGGAGAAAGTAGCATATCCACGTGTGAAACTGGCGAAGTTTGCCGTGTCTTTAGAGTTGAAATTGGCGAAGGAGAGCAAAACATCACAGTTGTATCGCTTTAATGTCGGTATCTTGCTAAGAGATATTGTCAAATTCAAAGCTAATGTCTATAAGCTGAAAATAGCTAACAAACCATTAGTACCGCAAAAGGTGAATGGGAGATCTCATACTGCCCCTATAACTACAAAGCAGGAAGTCTTCACAAGGTTGAGAGAGCTCCTTATAGACAAGGAAACGTTACGCAAAAATGGTTATATTCTGCCGGATGTAAAATATGAGCCACAGCAACCTGTTAGTAGTCATGTTACATGTGTAAGATGTGGTACAAAATTCAGTAAGGAAGACATTATGAACTCGGTAGTTTGCAAGTTTCATCCTTCAAAGAAGTTGTATGATAAATCAACCAAATTAGAGATCTACCCTTGCTGTGGGGAGTCAACATCGTCAGTTTCATTTCTGAGACTAGGATGTTCAACTCAGAAGCATCATGTGTATAAGGGTGAAACATATTCAGAACTTTGTACAATAGCAAATTTTCTCACCACAGATCTTATTGATGGTAAAGAGAATGTCTTGGCGTTAGATTGTGAGATGGGGTTTACCACAATGGGATATGAAATGGTGAGATTAACTATTGTAGACTTTTTCACTAGTAAGACCCTTTATGATGAAATCATAAGGCCAATTGGAGAGGTCATTGACTTGAACACACAATTCAGTGGTGTTCGTGAGGAGGATATACTTTATGCCAAGGACTACGAAGATGTTATGGAGGATGTTCTGAGAGCAGATATGATTAATAGAAACAGTATATTGATAGGTCATGGATTAGAAAACGATTTGAACGTGATGCGTTTATTTCACACTCGTATTCTTGATACTGCTATCATGTATTCCGTGGGCAGATTTAAGAACTCGCTTAAAAATTTGAGTTTTGAAATACTGAGCAGAAAGATTCAATTAGGGGAGCATGACAGTTCACAAGATGCAATTGCAGCTATGGATATCATAAAAGCAAAGAATGGTATATCCATTACACAAACAGATTGGTAG
- a CDS encoding HAD family hydrolase (CAGL0M11660g~Has domain(s) with predicted hydrolase activity): MSTSPVSLKVNAALFDVDGTIIISQPAIAAFWRDFGKDKPYFDAEHVIHISHGWRTYDAIAKFAPDYADEEYVNKLEGEIPEKYGEHSIEVPGAVKLCTDLNKLPKEKWAVATSGTRDMAQKWFKILNIERPEYFITANDVKQGKPFPEPYLKGREGLGFPINKEDPSKSKVVVFEDAPAGIAAGKAAGCKIIGIATTFDVDFLKEKGCDIIVKNHESIRVGGYNPETDEVEFIFDDYLYAKDDLLEW; the protein is encoded by the coding sequence ATGTCCACTTCTCCAGTTTCTTTGAAAGTTAACGCCGCTCTGTTCGATGTTGATGGTACTATCATCATCTCTCAACCAGCCATTGCTGCTTTCTGGAGAGATTTCGGTAAGGATAAGCCATACTTCGATGCTGAACATGTTATCCACATTTCTCATGGTTGGAGAACTTACGATGCCATCGCCAAGTTTGCTCCAGACTATGCTGATGAAGAATACGTTAACAAGCTAGAAGGTGAAATTCCAGAGAAGTACGGTGAACATTCCATCGAGGTTCCAGGTGCCGTCAAGCTTTGTACAGATTTGAACAAGTTGCCAAAGGAAAAATGGGCTGTTGCCACATCTGGTACTAGAGATATGGCTCAAAAATGGTTCAAGATCTTGAACATTGAAAGACCAGAATACTTCATTACTGCTAATGATGTTAAGCAAGGTAAGCCATTCCCAGAACCATACCTAAAGGGTAGAGAAGGTCTAGGTTTCCCAATCAACAAAGAAGATCCATCAAAGTCCAAGGTAGTTGTCTTCGAAGATGCTCCTGCTGGTATCGCCGCTGGTAAGGCCGCTGGCTGTAAGATCATCGGTATTGCCACCACTTTTGATGTTGACTTCTTGAAGGAGAAGGGTTGTGATATCATTGTTAAGAACCACGAATCTATCAGAGTTGGTGGTTACAACCCAGAAACCGATGAAGTCGAATTCATTTTCGATGACTACCTATACGCCAAGGATGACTTATTGGAATGGTAA
- a CDS encoding uncharacterized protein (CAGL0M11682g~Ortholog(s) have nucleus localization) produces the protein MPPSRESYESVPDLLPQDKVYKIQVGQKLFKITGRTLSWDGPNFFTDYFQKNNTDSEVLFLDRSTECFEIIYRHMQGYFTSIKDEVEYTTLFTDALFYSLPKLVKFLRNPEFYYINVGGKSFQVPKSLFKNEGDNNNYFNVVISGFYKEIEARILEKKLHLSPYPPTYVPRSAEYFAQILTLLSGAHLEMDDIRRASLIQECRYYRLNNLEQKLIKCKVMNNPMSNVEEISIHLGDISKSGLDLRRPMVANPQTMIAACVRQEEHIKKDNQIEKAVQHSNDTNLSSSEHSNSSSCDDQEKEPERKKLKLSDCNNTAKSFAQKEKIWDIVTYKRPYVDANPRDLIFQLDNSECSLIFNKSKKAVHVELCGSTAFLFQKLFADLFYNGEDNQVDLSNYKVTAPGLPSCASKKNECVRSQLLVLPACVSLCDMQVNGIKCNNIFSLVGDTKCNERVPDFTNMSELQYCPGLKLHIAKSMWKIGLKKDKIMLIAIKAVTYCSTKEYCKTIDFL, from the coding sequence ATGCCTCCAAGCCGCGAAAGCTATGAGTCTGTGCCAGATTTGCTGCCTCAGGACAAAGTCTATAAGATACAAGTTGGTCAGAAACTATTCAAGATCACAGGCAGGACCTTAAGCTGGGATGGGCCCAACTTCTTCACAGACTACTTCCAGAAGAACAATACTGACAGCGAAGTGCTGTTCCTGGACAGGTCCACCGAGTGCTTCGAAATCATATACCGCCACATGCAAGGGTACTTCACCTCAATCAAAGACGAAGTGGAGTACACAACCTTGTTCACAGATGCCCTCTTTTACTCGCTGCCGAAACTGGTTAAGTTTTTGAGGAACCCAGAATTCTACTATATTAATGTAGGTGGGAAGTCCTTCCAAGTGCCAAAAAGTCTGTTCAAGAACGAAGGTGATAACAACAACTACTTCAACGTCGTCATTTCAGGGTTTTACAAAGAGATCGAAGCTCGTATCCTGGAGAAGAAATTACACTTATCACCTTACCCGCCAACGTATGTGCCTAGATCAGCAGAATATTTTGCCCAAATACTGACGTTACTGAGCGGTGCTCATCTAGAAATGGACGATATTAGAAGAGCATCGCTCATCCAGGAATGTAGGTACTATAGACTAAACAATTTGGAACAAAAACTGATTAAATGCAAGGTGATGAATAACCCTATGTCAAATGTTGAAGAGATAAGTATACACTTGGGCGATATAAGTAAATCGGGACTCGATTTAAGGAGACCAATGGTCGCTAACCCACAGACTATGATCGCAGCCTGCGTACGGCAAGAAGAGcatataaaaaaagataatcaAATTGAGAAAGCTGTACAGCACTCTAACGACACGAACctatcttcttctgaaCATAGTAATAGTTCTTCTTGCGATGACCAAGAAAAGGAACCGGAGAggaaaaaactaaaattaaGCGATTGCAATAACACCGCAAAATCGTTTGCtcagaaagagaaaatcTGGGATATTGTAACTTATAAGAGACCATATGTTGATGCCAATCCAAGAGATTTGATATTCCAACTCGACAATAGCGAATGCAgtttaatatttaataagTCTAAGAAGGCAGTCCATGTAGAATTATGTGGTTCCACAGCGTTCCTATTCCAGAAGTTGTTTGCTGATCTATTCTACAATGGTGAAGACAATCAAGTAGATCTCTCAAATTATAAGGTGACTGCTCCGGGACTTCCAAGCTGTGcctcaaaaaaaaacgaGTGTGTTAGGTCTCAGCTATTAGTACTGCCTGCTTGTGTATCTTTATGCGACATGCAAGTCAATGGGATTAAGTGCAACAATATTTTCTCACTGGTAGGCGACACTAAATGTAATGAAAGAGTGCCCGACTTCACTAATATGTCAGAATTACAGTACTGCCCAGGCCTGAAACTACATATTGCAAAATCCATGTGGAAGATAGGCCTAAAGAAGGATAAAATCATGCTCATCGCGATCAAGGCTGTTACCTATTGTAGTACTAAAGAATATTGTAAAACCATCGATTTTCTATAA
- the AHP1 gene encoding thioredoxin peroxidase AHP1 (CAGL0M11704g~Putative thiol-specific peroxiredoxin; alkyl hydroperoxide reductase; protein differentially expressed in azole resistant strain; expression upregulated in biofilm vs planktonic cell culture; protein abundance decreased in ace2 mutant cells), with protein MAAPQVNEKFDVKDIKFQYIDFDQSVSHDACAMPSTTSWSDFLAKNKTVVITGAPAAFSPTCSISHIPGYISKLSDLEAKGVDQVVVVTVDNPFANEAWAKNLGVQNTKHIKFATDAGAELVRHLGYELKVGEGVYWSGRWTVIVKDGVVVYAGNESNPASDVTVSSVEEALKHL; from the coding sequence atGGCTGCTCCTCAAGTTAACGAAAAGTTCGATGTCAAGGACATCAAGTTCCAATACATTGATTTCGATCAATCTGTGTCCCACGATGCCTGTGCTATGCCAAGCACCACTTCCTGGTCCGACTTCTTGGCCAAGAACAAGACTGTCGTCATCACTGGTGCCCCAGCTGCTTTCTCCCCAACTTGTTCCATCAGCCACATCCCAGGCTACATCTCCAAGCTGAGCGACCTGGAAGCCAAGGGCGTTGACcaagttgttgttgtcaCCGTTGACAACCCATTCGCCAACGAGGCCTGGGCCAAGAACTTGGGTGTGCAAAACACCAAGCACATCAAGTTCGCCACCGACGCCGGTGCCGAGCTGGTCAGACACTTGGGCTACGAGTTGAAGGTCGGCGAAGGTGTCTACTGGAGTGGTAGATGGACCGTCATTGTCAAGGACGGTGTTGTTGTCTACGCCGGCAACGAGTCCAACCCAGCCTCCGATGTCACCGTCTCCtctgttgaagaagcttTGAAGCATTTGTAA